The Candidatus Baltobacteraceae bacterium genome has a window encoding:
- the ispE gene encoding 4-(cytidine 5'-diphospho)-2-C-methyl-D-erythritol kinase: MAQVLFAPAKINLTLEVLARRDDGYHGVRSVMVPLALADELAIEPAAAFSFECDRGDLGNERNLAVRALRALGLEPNAALRLRKRIPSEAGLGGGSSDAGAVLRAAADGAFGPVPACDWVAVARSLGSDVPFFLAGTGALVEGTGERVTAVGALPAWHALVVKPPAGVSTAVAYAELDKRERTIRPRNESVSLRMVEALQRAEFGTVESLMRNDFQDAIAALVPEVRITLDALRAAGAGNALLAGSGSCVFTIAPDPAHIAEVDRALALDATYRRFVTAFAATPAWRP; the protein is encoded by the coding sequence GTGGCCCAAGTCCTGTTTGCCCCCGCGAAGATCAATCTGACGCTCGAGGTGCTCGCGCGCCGCGACGACGGATACCACGGCGTCCGCAGCGTCATGGTGCCCCTCGCCTTGGCCGACGAACTGGCGATCGAGCCCGCAGCGGCCTTTTCGTTCGAGTGCGACCGGGGCGATCTCGGCAACGAGCGGAACTTGGCGGTGCGCGCGCTGCGCGCACTCGGGCTGGAGCCCAACGCCGCGCTGCGCCTGCGCAAACGCATTCCGTCGGAAGCCGGACTCGGCGGCGGCTCGAGCGATGCCGGCGCGGTACTGCGCGCTGCGGCCGATGGCGCGTTCGGACCGGTACCGGCGTGCGATTGGGTGGCCGTCGCGCGCTCGTTGGGCTCGGACGTCCCCTTCTTTCTCGCGGGAACCGGCGCGTTGGTCGAGGGCACCGGCGAGCGAGTCACCGCGGTCGGTGCGCTGCCGGCTTGGCACGCGTTGGTCGTCAAACCGCCGGCCGGCGTCTCCACGGCCGTCGCGTACGCCGAACTCGATAAGCGCGAACGTACGATTCGGCCGCGGAACGAGTCCGTCTCGCTTCGCATGGTCGAAGCGCTGCAGCGCGCCGAATTCGGCACGGTCGAATCCCTGATGCGCAACGACTTTCAAGACGCCATCGCCGCGCTGGTGCCCGAGGTTCGCATCACCTTGGACGCGTTGCGTGCCGCGGGCGCCGGGAACGCGCTGCTGGCGGGCTCCGGCTCGTGCGTTTTTACAATTGCGCCGGATCCGGCGCACATCGCGGAGGTCGATCGCGCGCTCGCGCTCGACGCAACGTACCGGCGCTTCGTCACCGCCTTTGCGGCGACGCCCGCCTGGCGTCCTTAG
- a CDS encoding nucleotidyltransferase family protein, giving the protein MTYDAVVLAGGPVDAVAQQQPGAPNKAFVEIAGKTLVARVLEPLRASGSIGRIVVVAPPEVRGRADLAAADELRPDGRRITDSLRSGLSGFDPDADVLIVASDLPILSVPAIDDFAARTSALNADVVYGCVERNVHVASFPQVPHTWARMRDGTFCGGGIVAMKPRALPLLERFIERLGAARKRPIRLASLFGWDVLLRFAVRQMTVAQAEARATKILGAPVRALVSPFAETGVNVDRVTDIALAEALVNARNP; this is encoded by the coding sequence GTGACGTACGACGCCGTCGTTTTGGCGGGCGGCCCGGTCGACGCGGTCGCGCAGCAGCAGCCCGGCGCTCCCAATAAAGCGTTCGTGGAGATCGCCGGCAAGACGCTGGTCGCGCGCGTGCTCGAACCACTGCGCGCGTCGGGTTCGATCGGTCGCATCGTCGTCGTGGCGCCCCCGGAGGTTCGCGGCCGCGCCGATCTGGCCGCCGCCGACGAACTCCGCCCGGACGGACGGCGCATCACCGACAGCTTGCGCAGCGGATTGTCGGGGTTTGACCCCGACGCCGACGTGCTGATCGTCGCATCGGATCTTCCCATCCTCAGCGTACCGGCAATCGATGACTTCGCCGCGCGTACGAGCGCGCTGAACGCCGACGTCGTGTACGGCTGCGTGGAGCGCAACGTGCACGTGGCGAGCTTTCCGCAAGTGCCGCACACGTGGGCGCGTATGCGCGACGGAACGTTCTGCGGCGGCGGCATCGTCGCGATGAAGCCGCGCGCGCTTCCGCTGCTCGAGCGCTTCATCGAACGCCTCGGCGCGGCGCGCAAACGTCCGATTCGGCTTGCGTCGCTATTCGGCTGGGACGTGCTGCTGCGGTTCGCGGTGCGGCAGATGACCGTCGCGCAAGCCGAGGCCCGTGCCACCAAGATTCTCGGCGCGCCGGTGCGCGCGCTGGTATCGCCGTTTGCGGAAACCGGAGTGAACGTGGACCGCGTCACCGACATTGCGCTCGCCGAAGCGCTCGTGAACGCGCGCAACCCATAG
- a CDS encoding AMP-binding protein — protein sequence MLLDLFDGALADRARAHALDDLTHRELHDGALRVAARFAEIGVRAGDRVAIYSENRHGFVYAYLAALRLGAIAVPANVLYRANDLAHLLGDSAPSLIVCSSASAPFLAEIETGTRAIDMAEVETCARDGHVRPLDVPHRPNPEDPALIVYTSGTTGASKGAVLSHRNLAAIVSQLRAAWRWESSDVLLVTLPLFHVHGLIAGLTSSLAAGGRVLLRERFDAGDVLERLSRGDVTMFFGVPTMYVRLIERLRETGAQPPPPLRLYVSGSAALSEQTHADFASLFGASILERYGATEFGFALGNRYAGPRVAGSVGIPFPGVSVRIDGELGELLVSGPNVFSGYWKRPEATAAAFSTDDDGTRWYRSGDIAAYDAQNDAYKIVGRIKELIITGGFNVYPREVETTIETYDGVRACAVVGKPDAARGKLPIAFIEAEGNVDTAALDAWLGERLASFKIPKEIRVVEQLPRNAMGKLDKPALRTML from the coding sequence ATGTTGCTCGATCTCTTCGACGGTGCGCTTGCCGATCGCGCTCGGGCCCACGCACTCGACGACCTGACGCACCGCGAGCTTCACGACGGAGCCTTACGCGTTGCCGCCCGTTTTGCCGAGATCGGCGTACGGGCCGGCGATCGGGTCGCGATCTACAGCGAAAATCGCCACGGATTCGTCTACGCCTACCTTGCCGCGCTCCGTCTGGGTGCGATCGCGGTGCCCGCCAACGTGCTCTACCGTGCAAACGATCTCGCGCATCTGCTCGGCGACAGCGCGCCGTCGTTGATCGTCTGCTCGTCGGCGTCCGCGCCGTTTTTAGCCGAGATCGAAACCGGCACGCGCGCGATCGACATGGCGGAGGTCGAGACGTGCGCGCGCGACGGGCACGTGCGACCGCTCGACGTGCCGCATCGGCCGAATCCCGAAGATCCGGCGCTGATCGTCTATACGAGCGGCACCACCGGCGCTTCGAAAGGTGCGGTGCTCTCGCATCGCAATCTCGCGGCCATCGTGTCGCAGCTGCGAGCCGCGTGGCGCTGGGAATCGAGCGACGTGCTGCTCGTCACGCTGCCGCTGTTTCACGTCCACGGCTTGATTGCGGGACTGACGTCGTCGCTGGCCGCCGGCGGCCGCGTGCTGCTGCGCGAGCGTTTCGATGCCGGCGACGTACTGGAACGGTTGAGCCGCGGCGACGTCACGATGTTCTTCGGAGTTCCGACGATGTACGTGCGCCTGATCGAACGCTTGCGCGAGACCGGCGCGCAGCCCCCGCCGCCGTTACGGTTGTACGTCTCGGGATCGGCGGCGCTATCGGAGCAGACCCACGCGGATTTTGCGTCGCTCTTCGGCGCGTCGATTCTCGAACGGTACGGCGCGACCGAGTTCGGCTTCGCGCTCGGCAACCGGTACGCCGGGCCGCGCGTCGCGGGCAGCGTCGGCATTCCGTTCCCGGGCGTGAGCGTGCGCATCGACGGCGAACTCGGCGAGCTGCTCGTTAGCGGGCCTAACGTTTTCTCCGGATATTGGAAGCGCCCCGAAGCGACGGCGGCGGCGTTTTCCACCGACGACGACGGCACGCGATGGTATCGCAGCGGCGACATCGCAGCGTACGATGCCCAGAACGACGCTTATAAAATCGTCGGGCGGATCAAAGAGCTGATCATCACCGGCGGCTTCAACGTCTATCCGCGTGAAGTCGAAACGACGATCGAAACGTACGACGGCGTGCGCGCGTGCGCGGTCGTCGGCAAACCGGACGCGGCGCGCGGCAAGCTGCCTATCGCGTTTATCGAAGCCGAAGGCAACGTGGATACGGCCGCGCTCGATGCATGGCTGGGCGAGCGGCTCGCAAGCTTCAAGATTCCGAAGGAGATTCGCGTCGTCGAACAACTCCCGCGCAACGCGATGGGCAAACTCGACAAACCCGCGCTAAGGACGATGCTTTAG